Proteins encoded in a region of the Bacteroidota bacterium genome:
- a CDS encoding leucyl aminopeptidase, with amino-acid sequence MQTTIVLTPSYKTADSIILLLDDKGSVPSGLFSTTESEFIKNELKADKKSIVINQYKRLICIYQPDYSKDTNILLELCRRIGDTFLASLNRHKQRRVVIADQGENPNLAMAVAEGIALGNYQFLKYRQGKKRELNSLREIAIKSKGLQGTQLKNLQNMVDGVLRARTLVNEPQNFMTATQLSKEFVAMGREAGFKVTVFNKAKIKSLKMGGLLSVNKGSQQPPTFTVMEYKPKNAKNKKPIVFIGKGVVYDTGGYSLKPTPNSMDYMKSDMAGGAAVGSAMYAIAKSKLPVHVIALVPATDNRVAEDAYTPGDVITMMSGHTVEVLNTDAEGRLILADALHYAKKFKPELVLDFATLTGAAAAAVGPYGIVCMGTATDEQRIKLNRSANRVYERLAEFPFWDEYDDLIKSDIADMKNIGGPIGGAITAGKFLQRYTDYPWMHFDIAGPSYLHSPSSYRGKGGTGVGVRFLVDFVSSR; translated from the coding sequence ATGCAGACCACAATCGTATTAACACCTTCATACAAAACTGCAGATTCCATCATTTTACTATTGGATGACAAAGGAAGTGTCCCTTCCGGTCTTTTTTCTACCACTGAATCTGAATTTATTAAAAATGAGCTGAAAGCCGACAAAAAGAGCATTGTAATCAATCAATACAAGCGATTGATCTGCATCTATCAGCCTGATTATTCAAAAGATACCAATATTTTACTTGAATTGTGCCGCCGGATAGGTGATACTTTTCTGGCATCTCTGAACCGTCATAAGCAACGCCGTGTTGTGATTGCAGACCAGGGAGAAAATCCGAATCTGGCTATGGCTGTCGCTGAAGGAATTGCGCTTGGCAATTACCAGTTTCTGAAATATCGACAGGGAAAAAAGAGGGAATTAAACTCTTTGCGGGAGATTGCAATTAAGAGCAAAGGACTACAAGGTACACAGCTTAAGAATTTACAAAATATGGTCGATGGCGTTTTGCGCGCACGGACTCTTGTCAACGAACCACAAAATTTCATGACCGCTACACAACTTTCAAAAGAGTTTGTTGCAATGGGAAGAGAAGCAGGTTTTAAAGTAACTGTTTTCAATAAAGCGAAAATAAAATCACTGAAAATGGGTGGACTACTTTCTGTAAATAAAGGCAGTCAGCAACCACCGACTTTTACAGTAATGGAATACAAACCAAAAAATGCTAAGAATAAAAAACCAATTGTCTTCATTGGAAAAGGTGTAGTTTATGATACAGGCGGATACAGCTTAAAGCCTACACCGAATTCAATGGATTATATGAAAAGCGATATGGCCGGTGGTGCTGCAGTGGGTTCTGCAATGTATGCCATTGCTAAATCAAAGTTACCTGTTCATGTGATCGCTTTAGTTCCCGCAACCGATAACCGCGTTGCTGAAGATGCTTATACTCCAGGGGATGTAATTACAATGATGAGTGGACATACAGTTGAAGTTCTGAATACTGATGCTGAAGGCCGTTTGATTCTTGCTGATGCATTGCATTATGCAAAAAAATTCAAACCGGAATTAGTTCTAGACTTTGCAACTCTAACAGGTGCAGCTGCTGCGGCAGTAGGACCGTATGGAATTGTTTGCATGGGAACAGCAACTGATGAACAAAGAATAAAATTAAACAGAAGTGCAAATCGTGTATACGAACGTCTGGCTGAATTCCCATTCTGGGACGAGTATGATGATCTGATCAAATCAGACATTGCAGACATGAAAAATATCGGTGGCCCAATTGGTGGCGCCATCACTGCCGGAAAATTCTTACAACGTTATACGGATTACCCTTGGATGCATTTTGATATTGCAGGTCCGTCTTATCTGCATTCTCCTTCGAGTTATAGAGGGAAAGGTGGAACGGGAGTTGGAGTTAGATTCCTTGTTGATTTTGTAAGTTCTCGTTGA
- the pdxA gene encoding 4-hydroxythreonine-4-phosphate dehydrogenase PdxA yields MSQTEQEGRIKVGITCGDINGVGLEVILKTFLDSRMHQVCTPVIYASNKMVSLHRKLLNFTDFQYITVKSSDEIILRKTNVINCWEEDVHVEFGQVNADGGKYALLSLQHAIADLKANKIDVLVTAPINKSNIQSDQFRFNGHTEYLAEEFNAPDHLMFLVSENLKVAVVSGHIPVKDVAATLSIEKIIKKIRLMNDSLKRDFGIRKPKIAVLGLNPHAGDAGLIGKEETEIIIPAVKKCFDDKLYVYGPYSADGFFGSGTHRKFDAVLAMYHDQGLVPFKALNFSSGVNFTAGLPVVRTSPDHGTAYDIAGKGEANEESFREAIYTAIDVLAKREEYDEINANPLAFSKQTSDR; encoded by the coding sequence ATGAGTCAAACGGAGCAAGAAGGCAGAATTAAGGTAGGAATCACCTGCGGCGATATAAATGGCGTCGGACTGGAAGTCATTCTGAAAACTTTCCTGGATAGCAGAATGCACCAGGTTTGCACTCCTGTCATTTATGCCAGTAACAAGATGGTCTCCCTGCACAGAAAGCTCCTGAACTTTACCGATTTTCAATATATCACCGTTAAAAGTTCTGATGAGATCATTCTAAGAAAAACCAATGTCATCAATTGCTGGGAAGAAGATGTTCATGTGGAATTCGGTCAGGTAAATGCTGATGGCGGAAAATATGCATTACTCTCCTTGCAGCATGCAATCGCAGACCTCAAGGCAAATAAAATTGATGTCCTTGTAACTGCGCCAATCAACAAAAGCAATATTCAATCTGATCAATTCCGTTTTAACGGACATACAGAATATTTAGCAGAAGAATTTAATGCTCCTGATCACTTGATGTTTTTAGTCAGTGAGAATTTAAAAGTCGCTGTCGTTTCCGGACATATTCCTGTGAAAGATGTTGCAGCTACTTTATCTATAGAAAAGATTATTAAGAAGATCCGTTTGATGAACGACTCCCTCAAACGTGATTTCGGAATTCGTAAACCGAAGATCGCAGTTCTTGGATTGAATCCACATGCAGGCGATGCAGGCTTGATCGGAAAAGAAGAAACAGAAATTATTATTCCTGCAGTTAAAAAGTGTTTTGACGATAAATTATATGTGTACGGTCCTTATTCGGCAGATGGATTTTTCGGTTCAGGCACTCATCGTAAATTCGATGCAGTACTTGCTATGTATCACGACCAGGGACTAGTACCTTTCAAAGCACTCAACTTTTCAAGTGGTGTAAATTTCACAGCAGGTTTACCGGTTGTCCGGACATCTCCCGATCACGGAACAGCATATGATATCGCAGGAAAAGGTGAGGCCAATGAAGAATCATTCCGCGAAGCTATCTATACTGCAATCGATGTACTCGCCAAACGCGAAGAATACGATGAGATCAATGCGAATCCGCTGGCGTTTTCGAAGCAGACGAGTGACAGATAG
- a CDS encoding T9SS type A sorting domain-containing protein: MNKVYLLLLTSLLFISEAQAQLVDCSSGRFDTEVFSGFDTTLNVTYGANLDYNGLNTVLTMDIYQPEGDTMAQRPLIVWVHGGSFLSGTKNDLDVQRLSEHFSKRGYVCASINYRLGISFPYNEANTTSTVFRAVQDLKAAIRFFRKDAATANEYKIDPNIIFAGGSSAGAFTALHLAYLNEYSELPSTIDTSILGDIEGNSGNPGYSSEVNAVVDLCGALGNKTWMKITDVPVVTMHGTADAVVPYATAIINLLGVFPIMQVDGSYSISAYADSIGITNQMYTFFGADHVPYYSNVAYMDTTVRFVSNFLYSQLGCTPSDPNPLPNTFNLNTAVNEIDRSFEMYPNPATSDLVLELKNSSEKISSVRIYDLLGKEVLSQKTNSSKSIIDVSVLSRGSYFVSIQMGERVEVRKLVRN, from the coding sequence ATGAATAAAGTTTACTTACTCCTGCTAACATCATTGCTATTTATTTCTGAAGCTCAAGCGCAACTGGTTGATTGTTCATCCGGCAGATTTGACACAGAAGTTTTTTCCGGATTTGATACTACATTGAATGTCACTTATGGTGCAAACCTTGATTACAACGGATTAAATACTGTTCTGACAATGGATATCTACCAGCCGGAAGGTGATACGATGGCTCAACGACCTCTCATAGTCTGGGTCCATGGCGGTAGTTTTTTAAGTGGAACAAAAAACGATCTGGATGTTCAGAGATTGTCTGAACATTTTTCAAAACGCGGATACGTTTGCGCATCTATAAATTATCGTCTGGGAATTAGTTTTCCTTACAATGAAGCTAATACAACGTCAACAGTATTTCGTGCAGTGCAGGATCTGAAAGCTGCTATCAGATTTTTCAGAAAGGATGCTGCAACAGCAAATGAATACAAGATCGATCCGAATATTATTTTTGCCGGAGGAAGTTCTGCCGGTGCATTTACTGCTTTGCATCTTGCCTACTTAAATGAATACAGTGAACTTCCATCTACAATTGATACTTCAATCTTAGGAGATATCGAAGGCAATTCCGGAAATCCTGGTTACTCTTCGGAAGTAAATGCAGTGGTTGATCTTTGCGGAGCACTTGGAAATAAAACATGGATGAAAATTACAGACGTTCCTGTTGTAACTATGCACGGAACTGCTGACGCTGTTGTGCCTTATGCAACAGCTATAATAAACTTACTTGGTGTTTTTCCAATCATGCAAGTCGATGGCAGCTATTCCATTTCTGCCTATGCAGATTCAATCGGAATAACAAATCAGATGTATACTTTTTTCGGAGCTGATCATGTTCCTTATTATTCAAATGTTGCTTACATGGATACAACTGTCCGGTTCGTCAGTAACTTTTTGTATTCGCAATTAGGCTGTACACCTTCAGATCCGAATCCATTGCCGAATACTTTCAATCTCAATACAGCAGTAAATGAGATCGATCGTTCTTTTGAAATGTATCCGAATCCGGCAACGTCAGATCTTGTACTGGAATTAAAGAATAGTTCAGAAAAAATTTCTTCGGTCAGAATTTATGACCTTTTAGGTAAAGAAGTTTTGTCTCAGAAAACCAACTCTTCGAAAAGTATTATCGATGTTTCTGTTCTTTCTCGCGGATCGTACTTTGTGTCGATTCAAATGGGTGAGAGGGTGGAAGTGAGGAAGCTGGTTCGTAACTAA
- a CDS encoding T9SS type A sorting domain-containing protein translates to MKKNLLKLSMLAIALFATQTMNAQRYLTEVFTDVSVTPNVTYGNNITIFPTGTPTAQDLKMDIYQPVGDAAPVRPLIVYLHTGSFVPAVFNQNPTGGKSDSAAVEMCTQFAKRGYVVASATYRQGWVPTDPDQDVRTGTLLMAVYRAIQDAKVCVRYFYEDAMTSGNTFDIDTNNIILAGQGTGGYIAMAYATLDKPSEIQLPKFLSNTTNAAYGFVIGQPYVNQAALGDFDAYGGIPQLNNPNNHVGYSSRVSFIVNMGGALGDSSWLEAGDAPMVGFHVTNDPFAPYGDGPVYVPTTPPQFVVDVSGSQTVITKSNLLGNNACFNLAGFTDPYTLAANAINGGEDGLFPFQRPTPPFAPGEAGPWEWYDSTALTVYAQAVGLSASAGTQAYVNGLGTNPDMSKAKALAYIDTIQNYVNPRIVYCLGLPDGISESLLNKVVSVYPNPASTQFTVSADGTNLNLKSVELSDITGRLIWKKDNLTGSNSTFSRGNLSNGIYIVRISTDKGTVSKRISLQ, encoded by the coding sequence ATGAAAAAAAATCTACTAAAATTGTCAATGCTGGCAATTGCTTTGTTTGCAACGCAAACTATGAATGCGCAGCGCTATTTAACAGAAGTGTTCACTGATGTATCAGTAACACCAAACGTAACTTACGGAAATAACATCACAATTTTTCCAACAGGTACTCCAACTGCACAAGATCTTAAAATGGATATCTATCAACCGGTTGGTGATGCTGCACCGGTTCGTCCTTTGATCGTTTATCTGCACACGGGAAGTTTTGTCCCTGCAGTTTTTAATCAAAATCCTACGGGTGGAAAAAGTGATTCTGCAGCAGTAGAAATGTGTACTCAATTTGCAAAACGTGGGTATGTAGTTGCCAGTGCTACTTACCGTCAAGGTTGGGTTCCAACAGATCCTGATCAGGATGTACGTACAGGTACTTTGCTAATGGCAGTTTATCGTGCTATTCAGGATGCAAAAGTTTGTGTTCGTTATTTCTATGAAGATGCTATGACATCAGGAAATACTTTTGATATCGATACAAACAATATCATTCTTGCAGGGCAAGGAACAGGTGGATATATTGCTATGGCTTATGCAACTCTTGATAAACCATCAGAGATCCAGCTTCCAAAATTCTTGTCGAATACAACAAATGCAGCTTATGGATTTGTGATTGGTCAGCCTTATGTAAATCAGGCTGCTCTTGGTGATTTTGATGCTTATGGTGGTATTCCGCAATTAAACAATCCGAATAATCACGTTGGTTATAGTTCAAGAGTAAGTTTTATTGTAAATATGGGCGGCGCTCTTGGTGATAGCTCTTGGTTAGAAGCAGGTGATGCTCCTATGGTTGGCTTCCATGTAACAAATGACCCATTCGCACCATATGGTGACGGACCGGTTTATGTTCCGACAACTCCACCACAATTCGTTGTGGACGTTAGCGGAAGTCAGACTGTAATTACAAAATCAAATCTATTAGGTAACAATGCATGTTTCAATCTTGCCGGTTTCACTGATCCATATACATTGGCTGCAAATGCAATCAATGGTGGAGAAGACGGATTGTTCCCTTTCCAAAGACCAACACCTCCATTTGCTCCGGGTGAAGCAGGTCCATGGGAATGGTATGATTCAACTGCTTTGACTGTATATGCGCAAGCAGTAGGTTTGTCAGCTTCTGCCGGAACTCAGGCTTACGTTAATGGTTTAGGTACAAATCCTGATATGTCAAAAGCAAAAGCTTTGGCATACATTGACACTATTCAGAATTATGTAAATCCTCGTATAGTATATTGTCTTGGATTGCCTGATGGAATTTCAGAATCTCTTCTGAACAAAGTTGTTTCAGTTTATCCGAATCCGGCTTCAACACAATTCACAGTTTCTGCTGATGGAACAAATCTGAATCTGAAATCAGTTGAACTATCTGATATCACAGGCAGACTCATCTGGAAAAAAGATAATCTGACAGGATCCAATTCGACTTTCTCAAGAGGAAACTTGTCGAATGGAATTTACATTGTCAGAATTTCTACAGATAAAGGAACAGTAAGCAAAAGAATCTCTCTTCAATAA
- a CDS encoding TonB-dependent receptor, which produces MRNIILLMSLLIFSFTSQAQKLKGIIKDDTNGESIIGASVSIKGTNVGASTDVDGRFELDVANQTAPITVIIASIGYATQELVITDFTKELNVKVSSKKVDLKDVTITGSRVSEKQKEAPLTVESIDLIAIKQSAQNSFYEALGTLKGVDLTSASLGFTIVNTRGFNSTSPVRSLQLIDGVDNQSPGLNFSLGNFLGSSELDVLKVELIAGASSAYYGPNAFNGVISMTTRSPFVKPGLEVSFKAGERDLIETAVRWSQAFKDKSGEDRFAYKVNLFYMKAHDWEANNMSATPDSPDGPGNPGGYDAVNVYGDEYYATSNYNSVPRIRPGVMTYYRTGYAETDLVDYNTENFKSSVGLHYKTKSKNEIILNSAFGAGTTVYQGDNRFSLKDILFFQHRLEYRKENKFFIRAYTTNEDAGKSYDAYFTGLLLQQASKDDYVWSTNYIGFWSLPQSDYYNKLKALPGFPTPPAFGDPDYDRLYAEYLAAINPFLMNNYYDTLQLYHNTARAYADEFTSVSQKAIPFFEPGTQRFDSLFNKITSSRSFTEGGSKFYDKSRLVHVQGEYKFTPKFGDVILGGNYRKYLPQSDGTIFSDTSGRKIENYEYGFYSGLEKKVLKEKLKINLTLRADKNQNFDMLFSPAVSLVYTIDPKNVVRLSFSSAIRNPTLTDQYLYYNVGRAKLLGNITGYDSLVTIPSLRDYLSGFPDLDKLEYFNIGPVKPEKVKTFEVGYRASLTKNLYADANFYYSIYTDFIGYVVGADVTTSTSPFGGDFLELNDVFRIASNSQDEVNSQGFSIGLNYYIGKFYSINGNYSWNELNKQGSDDPIIPAYNTPRNKYNLGFGGRDIEAMLFNKIKISNWSYNINYKWVQGFLFEGSPQFTGEIESYDVVDVQISKKIPSWKSVFKVGASNLMNNLHYEVYGGPLVGRLAYASIVVTLN; this is translated from the coding sequence ATGCGGAATATCATATTATTAATGAGTTTGTTGATTTTTTCATTTACATCACAAGCGCAAAAATTAAAAGGAATAATCAAAGACGATACAAATGGTGAAAGCATCATTGGCGCATCCGTTTCGATCAAAGGAACAAACGTTGGTGCAAGCACAGATGTAGATGGTCGCTTTGAGCTGGATGTTGCAAATCAAACAGCACCAATTACTGTGATCATTGCTTCCATTGGATATGCTACACAGGAATTAGTTATAACCGATTTTACAAAAGAGTTAAACGTAAAAGTTTCTTCTAAGAAAGTTGATCTGAAAGATGTAACTATTACAGGAAGTCGTGTCTCTGAAAAACAAAAGGAAGCACCGCTTACAGTTGAAAGCATAGATCTCATTGCAATAAAACAAAGTGCACAGAATTCATTTTATGAAGCACTGGGTACATTAAAAGGTGTTGATCTTACCAGTGCATCTCTTGGATTTACAATTGTCAATACAAGAGGTTTCAATAGTACTTCTCCTGTTCGTTCATTGCAATTAATCGATGGAGTCGACAACCAATCACCGGGATTAAATTTTTCGTTAGGGAATTTTTTGGGGTCGAGCGAACTGGATGTTTTGAAAGTTGAACTTATTGCAGGAGCCAGTTCTGCATATTATGGTCCGAATGCTTTCAATGGTGTTATTTCCATGACCACAAGAAGTCCGTTTGTGAAACCGGGACTTGAAGTTTCATTTAAAGCCGGAGAAAGAGACCTGATCGAAACTGCTGTGCGTTGGTCGCAGGCATTCAAAGATAAAAGCGGTGAAGACCGATTTGCTTATAAAGTAAATCTCTTTTATATGAAAGCACACGACTGGGAAGCAAATAACATGAGCGCAACTCCTGATTCACCTGATGGTCCGGGAAACCCCGGTGGTTATGATGCTGTAAATGTTTATGGTGATGAATATTATGCAACGAGTAATTACAATTCTGTCCCAAGGATCCGTCCCGGTGTAATGACATATTATCGCACTGGCTATGCGGAAACAGATCTGGTAGATTATAATACTGAAAATTTTAAATCATCTGTTGGCCTTCATTACAAAACGAAATCCAAAAATGAAATTATTTTAAACTCAGCATTTGGGGCAGGTACAACAGTTTATCAGGGCGACAACAGATTTAGTTTGAAAGACATTTTGTTTTTTCAGCATCGTCTGGAGTATCGCAAGGAAAATAAATTTTTCATCAGAGCATATACTACGAATGAAGATGCAGGAAAATCTTACGATGCATATTTCACCGGATTACTTTTGCAGCAAGCTTCTAAAGATGATTATGTATGGAGTACTAACTACATAGGTTTTTGGTCTTTGCCACAAAGTGATTATTACAATAAATTAAAAGCACTTCCCGGATTTCCAACCCCGCCTGCATTTGGTGATCCGGATTATGACAGACTTTATGCAGAATATCTCGCAGCAATTAATCCTTTTCTGATGAACAATTATTATGATACGTTGCAACTGTATCATAACACTGCAAGGGCTTATGCTGATGAGTTTACAAGCGTTTCTCAAAAAGCAATACCTTTTTTTGAACCGGGTACTCAGAGATTTGATTCACTCTTCAATAAAATTACATCCAGCAGATCTTTTACAGAAGGCGGATCAAAGTTTTATGATAAATCACGCTTAGTCCATGTACAAGGAGAATATAAGTTTACACCAAAATTCGGAGACGTTATCTTAGGTGGAAACTACAGAAAATATCTTCCGCAATCTGACGGAACAATTTTCAGTGATACATCCGGAAGAAAAATCGAAAATTATGAATATGGATTTTATAGTGGATTGGAGAAAAAAGTGCTCAAGGAAAAATTGAAGATCAACCTTACTCTTCGCGCCGATAAAAACCAGAATTTTGATATGCTGTTCAGTCCGGCGGTTTCACTTGTCTATACGATTGATCCAAAAAACGTTGTCAGGTTATCTTTTTCATCAGCAATCCGAAATCCAACTCTTACTGATCAGTATTTGTATTACAATGTCGGAAGAGCAAAATTGCTTGGAAATATTACTGGGTATGATTCACTCGTAACAATTCCTTCATTACGCGATTATCTCTCCGGTTTTCCTGATCTGGATAAATTAGAGTATTTCAATATCGGACCTGTAAAGCCTGAAAAAGTAAAAACGTTTGAAGTCGGATACCGTGCTTCGCTTACGAAAAATCTGTATGCTGATGCAAATTTTTACTATAGTATTTATACTGATTTTATTGGTTATGTAGTCGGAGCAGATGTTACAACCAGTACCTCTCCATTTGGTGGTGATTTTCTGGAGTTGAATGATGTATTCAGAATAGCAAGTAATTCGCAGGATGAAGTAAACTCACAGGGATTTAGTATAGGACTGAATTACTACATTGGAAAATTTTATAGTATAAATGGAAATTATTCATGGAACGAATTGAATAAACAAGGATCAGATGATCCGATCATTCCTGCTTATAACACACCTCGCAACAAATACAATCTAGGTTTCGGTGGAAGAGATATTGAAGCAATGCTGTTCAACAAGATAAAAATTTCAAACTGGAGTTATAATATCAATTACAAGTGGGTTCAGGGATTTTTATTTGAAGGCTCACCGCAGTTTACCGGAGAAATTGAAAGCTATGATGTTGTTGACGTCCAGATCAGCAAAAAAATTCCATCATGGAAATCGGTTTTTAAAGTGGGCGCATCTAATCTCATGAATAACTTGCATTATGAAGTATATGGTGGTCCATTAGTAGGGCGACTGGCATATGCTTCTATTGTCGTAACACTGAATTAG